Proteins encoded by one window of Rhodopirellula islandica:
- a CDS encoding DUF4184 family protein — MPFTPTHVAAAIPIAWLAKWRLPFSALAIGCMVPDAGVFFPMLFDYESFHSIRGLFIDCVPVGVAVYFVYHLLIKQPAVELLPGPLRTRVRPIADRPVSVEWQSILLVAICVLVGASTHVFWDSFTHQHRWGSMIALPFLSSEAFSLSDRSVRWYAVAQHLSSLFLLPPMGVFALRWLWKQPAGAPEPKRTRIPDLVTLSVMAAACLMMLVHASWVYAVHSDYGVTFALRQSVMIFGALMIVTLVVYSVIMHAIWSRAEASSPDGQSPS; from the coding sequence ATGCCGTTCACTCCGACTCATGTTGCAGCGGCGATTCCAATCGCGTGGTTGGCAAAGTGGCGTTTGCCCTTTTCGGCTCTCGCGATCGGGTGCATGGTGCCCGACGCGGGCGTTTTCTTCCCGATGCTGTTTGACTACGAATCGTTTCACAGCATCCGCGGGCTGTTCATCGACTGCGTTCCGGTCGGCGTGGCGGTGTACTTCGTTTACCACTTGCTGATCAAGCAGCCCGCGGTGGAGTTGCTGCCGGGGCCGTTGCGGACTCGGGTTCGACCGATCGCGGATCGCCCGGTTTCGGTCGAGTGGCAATCCATTCTGTTGGTTGCCATCTGTGTTCTGGTCGGCGCGTCGACGCACGTGTTTTGGGATTCGTTCACGCACCAACATCGCTGGGGATCGATGATCGCGCTGCCGTTTCTGTCATCTGAAGCGTTCTCGTTGTCCGATCGCAGCGTGCGATGGTACGCGGTGGCCCAACACTTGTCGTCGCTGTTCTTGTTGCCGCCGATGGGCGTGTTCGCTCTGAGGTGGTTGTGGAAACAACCCGCCGGTGCACCGGAGCCCAAGCGAACTCGCATCCCGGACTTGGTCACGTTGTCGGTGATGGCGGCGGCGTGTTTGATGATGTTGGTTCACGCATCGTGGGTGTACGCCGTGCATTCGGACTACGGCGTCACGTTTGCACTTCGCCAGAGCGTGATGATCTTCGGTGCGTTGATGATTGTGACGCTGGTTGTTTACAGCGTCATCATGCACGCGATCTGGTCGCGAGCGGAGGCATCCTCGCCGGACGGACAGTCGCCCTCGTGA